The following nucleotide sequence is from Microbacterium arborescens.
GTCCGCGCCCAGCGCCTGGCGGAGCAGGTGCATGAGGGCCGACAGCTGCACGGAGTCGCTCGAGGTGGGATCGACGGCCTCACCGTCGAGAGCGCGGGCCGCGAGCCCCTGCTTCGAGTCGATGAGCTCGGCGATCTTGGTGTCGATGGTGTGGGCGGCGATGATCCGCCACGCGGTGACGGGCTCTTCCTGACCGATGCGGTGCACGCGGTCGATCGCCTGCGTCTGCTCGGCGGCCGTCCACGACAGCTCGGCGAGCACCACGTTCGAGGCCGCCTGCATATTCACGCCGACACCGGCGGCCGTCAGCGAGCACACCGCGATGGCGACGTCGGGATCGTTGTTGAACGCGTCGATCGCGTCCTGACGCGCGGTCGCAGTCTGGTCGCCACGCAGCGACACGGTCCGAAGCCCGGCAGCCGCGAAGTGGGCCTCCGCGGCATCCATGACGTCGATGTGCTTGGCGAAGAACACGACCTTGCCGACCGAGCGCTGCAGCTGCGCTGCGTAGTCGGCGGCGAGCACGGCCTTGGCCTGACCGATGCGGCGGACCATCGTGAAGACGTTCTCGGCACCGGTGCCGGCGGCCTTCGACTCCTCGAGCTCCTGCGTCGCGACGAGGCGCACGATGTCGGAGTCGGCCTCACCGATGAGCACACGGTCGCCGCGCGCCTCGATGATGCGGCGGTACCGAGCGGCCAGACGCTCGCCGAGCTCGTGCTCGGCCTGGCGGATCGACCGACCGTACTCGTCGTCGAGCTGCACGGGCAGGTCTGCGACGAGCTTGTCGGGAAGATCCGCGGCGACGTCCTTCTTCTTGCGGCGCACGATGCCCATCGAGATGACGGCGTCGCGGGCAGCCGGGTAGAACGCCTTGTCGGCGGGCGTGAGGCCGGTCTCGTCGAGCCGCTCCATGAGGACGGGCCCGGGCTTCTCGCCGTTGGTCCACCCGAGGAAGCGCCAGATCGCGTCGAAGTCCTCGACGTCGTTGATCAGCGGGGTTCCGGTGAGGGCGAGCATGAGCGGGTCGCGGACCTGCTCGCGGATGCGGCCCGCGAGGGCGAGGACGTTCTGCGAACGCTGCGAGCCGAGGTTCTTGATGAAGTGCGCCTCGTCGACGACCATGCCGCGTAGACCGATGGATCCGAGCCACGAGAGGTGACGGTCGAGCACCTCGTAGTTGACGATGAAGACGTCGGCGAAGGCATCGATCTGATCGCCGTCGCCCGAGATCACCGTCGCGCGGCGCTGCGGCGTCCAGCGCTCGACCTCGCGGGCCCAGTTCATCTTCACCACATTCGGCACGACGGCCAGCAGCGGGTAAGCGCCGGCGACGGATGCCGCGAGCACCGACTGCGCCGTCTTGCCGAGGCCCGGCTCGTCGGCGAGGAGGAACGAGCGGTGACCGGCGCGCACCGCCTCGAGGAACCGCGACTGGTGCGGCATGATCTCGAGGCCCTTGGGCGACAGACGATCGAACTCGGGCACGGGGGGCAGGTCCATCGAGGCCGCCGCCCCGCCGGCGCCGGTCTCGAACGCCTTGTAGAGCGGGCCCATCAGCTCCCAGCCGTCGAGGCGACGACGCGGCGTGTCGTGCGGCTTGTGCAGCTCGGGGTCGGGAGCGAGGAAGGGGTTCGACTCGCGACGTGCGAGCACCTGCGGCGGCGTGACCTGACGCTCGGCGAGCGCCGCCGGCACGACGGGCGCCTGCACCGGCACGATGTCGGTGATGAT
It contains:
- a CDS encoding DEAD/DEAH box helicase: MPTMATAAATANRRRKSSSARRDDDAPLIPILARKVREVEAKAQRGKLGPTNRVKFQVIAFLVREERARVKADENISTAARAELLKRLDGVATILAKTAARDTSLIQLLEVDQATSPVAKRMRRDWLLESGAELPEDELIITDIVPVQAPVVPAALAERQVTPPQVLARRESNPFLAPDPELHKPHDTPRRRLDGWELMGPLYKAFETGAGGAAASMDLPPVPEFDRLSPKGLEIMPHQSRFLEAVRAGHRSFLLADEPGLGKTAQSVLAASVAGAYPLLAVVPNVVKMNWAREVERWTPQRRATVISGDGDQIDAFADVFIVNYEVLDRHLSWLGSIGLRGMVVDEAHFIKNLGSQRSQNVLALAGRIREQVRDPLMLALTGTPLINDVEDFDAIWRFLGWTNGEKPGPVLMERLDETGLTPADKAFYPAARDAVISMGIVRRKKKDVAADLPDKLVADLPVQLDDEYGRSIRQAEHELGERLAARYRRIIEARGDRVLIGEADSDIVRLVATQELEESKAAGTGAENVFTMVRRIGQAKAVLAADYAAQLQRSVGKVVFFAKHIDVMDAAEAHFAAAGLRTVSLRGDQTATARQDAIDAFNNDPDVAIAVCSLTAAGVGVNMQAASNVVLAELSWTAAEQTQAIDRVHRIGQEEPVTAWRIIAAHTIDTKIAELIDSKQGLAARALDGEAVDPTSSDSVQLSALMHLLRQALGAD